The following are encoded in a window of uncultured Sphaerochaeta sp. genomic DNA:
- a CDS encoding sigma-54 dependent transcriptional regulator → MKILIVDDEPNIRDLMQQYLKLDGIESDCAENGLSAQRMLREEAYDAALVDLKMPGMDGLSLISWIRGEGFRMPIIMVSAHGEITDAVSALKTGAQDYIVKPFDPEELTIRLKKLVEAQHLRNLVESETRNNREDDKQIFVGESSSIKKIKEVITKIGDTTSTVLITGESGTGKEVVAREIHASSPVKGGPFVAINIGGVPENLLESELFGYEKGAFTGAATRKTGMFELASGGTLFLDEIGDMPLALQVKILRVLQDRRISRLGGTEAIPINARIIAATNKDLEQQVREGVFREDLFYRLNVVRIVIPPLRDRREDIPLLAAGILRRFNRQMGHKVTGFSADALQLLCEHDFFGNVRELENILERAVIFTSGEEIQCDDLDLRGSVSLHTQTKDEPSSTPTEAKSLKDVEVDAIIRALHRWEGNRTRAAQELGISRRTLINKIAEYDLNL, encoded by the coding sequence ATGAAGATCCTCATTGTTGACGATGAACCAAATATTCGGGATTTGATGCAGCAGTACCTCAAACTCGACGGTATAGAAAGTGATTGTGCAGAGAATGGGCTCTCGGCACAACGTATGCTTCGAGAAGAGGCATATGATGCTGCTCTTGTCGATCTGAAGATGCCCGGGATGGATGGTCTCTCCCTGATCAGCTGGATCAGGGGTGAAGGGTTTCGTATGCCGATCATCATGGTCAGTGCCCATGGTGAGATTACCGATGCGGTCTCTGCCTTGAAAACCGGGGCCCAGGACTACATTGTAAAACCTTTCGATCCCGAGGAGTTGACCATCCGCTTGAAGAAACTTGTGGAAGCACAACACCTGAGGAACTTGGTTGAGAGTGAGACACGAAACAACCGTGAGGATGATAAGCAGATTTTCGTAGGAGAGAGTTCCTCGATCAAGAAAATCAAGGAAGTTATCACCAAGATTGGGGATACTACCTCAACAGTTCTCATAACCGGTGAGAGTGGGACAGGAAAGGAAGTAGTGGCTCGGGAGATTCATGCTTCCAGTCCGGTCAAGGGTGGTCCCTTTGTAGCTATCAATATCGGGGGAGTTCCTGAGAACCTGCTTGAAAGTGAACTCTTTGGCTACGAGAAGGGTGCCTTCACCGGTGCTGCAACACGCAAGACGGGAATGTTTGAACTGGCAAGTGGGGGAACCCTTTTCCTGGATGAGATCGGCGATATGCCGCTCGCTCTGCAGGTGAAGATACTCAGGGTCTTGCAAGACCGTAGGATAAGCCGCCTTGGTGGTACAGAGGCAATACCTATCAATGCAAGAATCATTGCGGCTACCAACAAGGATCTGGAACAGCAGGTCAGGGAAGGGGTATTTCGTGAGGACCTGTTCTATCGGCTTAATGTGGTTCGCATTGTCATACCGCCATTGAGGGACCGAAGGGAAGATATTCCCTTGCTTGCCGCAGGAATTCTCAGGCGGTTCAACCGTCAGATGGGCCACAAGGTAACCGGGTTCTCCGCAGATGCACTGCAGCTGCTTTGCGAGCATGACTTCTTCGGGAACGTCAGGGAGCTGGAGAATATTCTCGAGCGAGCAGTGATTTTCACCAGTGGAGAGGAGATCCAGTGTGATGACCTTGATCTGAGGGGATCGGTCTCCCTCCATACCCAGACCAAGGATGAGCCTTCATCAACACCAACAGAGGCAAAGAGTCTCAAGGATGTAGAAGTTGACGCAATCATCAGGGCCCTCCATCGTTGGGAGGGAAACCGCACACGAGCAGCCCAAGAGCTTGGCATAAGCCGTAGGACCCTGATCAACAAGATAGCTGAATATGATTTGAATTTATAA
- a CDS encoding HAMP domain-containing sensor histidine kinase, translating into MTVKKTRWMIVDGKEPFIVITSLAFAFIVLIALVIFLTSALLDREELRMQSEAERAFNSVFLALQDSTNKALQAMQDENVSGIGVYNSLGRKVLSLGNVPMTIPLDRFDSRGSLPKDGSNTGTATFNRETGMIEYIRFSRLTILLDTGELTLTENGLLPAPIDFPDVLYLHFDGQNYNHRVMVIMVIGIVSSMTLVGLFLLVLSIYRNNRRYRETIAKQESLVNLGQAARTLTHEIKNPLSAITIQLALLKKTLPAKHAGELKLIEQEIRRLTQLTNKVSDFLRNPLGKPVVVDLNELFNSLVMRFDKPIRFSSGSPQQIVIDVDRARSVFENLLKNAVESSNTRDPQVEVRITTDKRNLVHIYVMDRGDGIRVEDSKKIFDPFFTTKIHGSGIGLSISQQFVKARGGNIRLYPRDGGGTVAEVVLPKSIHTAKLMGVTRK; encoded by the coding sequence TTGACTGTTAAGAAAACCAGGTGGATGATTGTTGATGGAAAGGAACCTTTCATCGTCATCACCTCACTCGCTTTTGCCTTCATTGTCTTGATCGCTCTGGTGATATTTCTCACCTCAGCCCTTCTTGACCGTGAAGAGTTGAGGATGCAGAGTGAGGCTGAACGGGCATTCAACTCGGTCTTTCTTGCTTTGCAGGATAGTACCAACAAGGCTTTGCAAGCCATGCAGGATGAGAATGTCTCTGGTATTGGTGTGTACAACTCCTTGGGAAGAAAGGTGCTGAGCCTGGGCAATGTCCCGATGACCATACCCTTGGACCGATTCGATTCTCGTGGTTCTCTACCCAAGGACGGCTCGAATACGGGGACCGCAACCTTCAATAGAGAGACGGGGATGATAGAATACATCCGCTTCAGCCGTCTTACCATCCTCCTGGACACTGGCGAGCTTACCCTTACAGAGAATGGGTTGCTTCCAGCTCCCATTGACTTCCCTGATGTTCTGTATCTCCACTTTGATGGGCAGAACTATAACCACCGGGTAATGGTCATCATGGTTATCGGCATTGTCTCCAGTATGACATTGGTGGGCCTTTTCTTGTTGGTCCTCTCCATCTACCGGAACAACCGTCGTTATCGGGAGACCATTGCAAAGCAGGAGAGTCTGGTGAACCTTGGTCAGGCGGCAAGGACCCTGACCCATGAGATCAAGAACCCGCTCAGTGCCATTACCATACAGCTTGCCCTGCTCAAGAAGACACTTCCTGCAAAACATGCCGGGGAACTGAAACTCATTGAACAGGAGATCAGAAGGCTTACCCAGCTCACGAACAAAGTCAGTGATTTTCTTCGCAACCCATTGGGCAAGCCAGTTGTTGTTGATCTGAATGAGTTGTTCAACTCTTTGGTGATGCGGTTTGACAAACCCATTCGGTTCTCAAGTGGATCTCCGCAACAGATTGTCATTGATGTGGACAGGGCACGCTCAGTTTTTGAGAATCTCCTGAAGAATGCCGTTGAGAGCAGCAATACCCGCGATCCACAGGTAGAGGTACGAATAACCACCGATAAGCGGAATCTTGTCCATATCTATGTCATGGACCGTGGGGATGGTATAAGGGTTGAGGATTCAAAGAAGATTTTTGACCCCTTCTTCACCACAAAGATTCATGGCTCAGGGATTGGCCTTTCCATCAGCCAGCAGTTTGTGAAAGCAAGGGGAGGAAATATTCGTCTCTACCCGCGTGATGGGGGTGGAACGGTTGCAGAGGTGGTACTGCCTAAATCCATCCACACGGCCAAATTGATGGGAGTAACGAGAAAATGA
- a CDS encoding ABC transporter permease, which yields MLFENIKLAFSAMRGSKMRTALSLLGIVIGVASVVAILTIGQSASTSITDSIAVGGLDMITVYPSYAQRSSGTFDEEFSDTLLRDIEGLTTVLPQNNSNAQIRSGQETVNASVSGVLSSYGEVLNLEYAEGGFFESMDNINYRQVIVLGSDIAEELFPDQSAVGQYVSVFRNQAKSYLVVGVLESKDATFNLSYDNTVFIPYNTYGQRFTRTSGVGAYVLKVQEGYDTIEVSDRVTEYLDGIVGSDGYNIFSPASLADMANEITGTFSAFLAAIAAISLLVGGIGIMNIMLVSVAERTKEIGIRKALGASPNVIRGQFICEALTLTIIGGLLGIALGALISYAVTNVMDWSLHLSYTSVILALGFSMFVGVFFGWYPAMKASRLDPIDALNYE from the coding sequence ATGCTGTTTGAGAACATAAAACTTGCATTCTCAGCAATGCGTGGCAGCAAGATGAGGACCGCCCTCTCCTTGTTGGGTATTGTTATCGGGGTAGCTTCGGTAGTAGCCATCCTGACCATTGGCCAGAGTGCATCAACAAGTATTACCGACAGCATCGCTGTAGGTGGCTTGGATATGATTACCGTATATCCATCCTATGCACAGCGCTCGAGTGGTACCTTTGATGAGGAATTCAGCGATACCCTGCTTAGGGATATCGAGGGATTGACCACCGTACTCCCACAAAACAACAGCAACGCACAGATCCGCAGTGGACAGGAGACGGTCAATGCATCGGTTTCCGGGGTGCTTTCAAGCTATGGAGAGGTGCTTAATCTGGAATATGCAGAGGGTGGTTTTTTCGAGTCCATGGACAATATCAACTATCGTCAGGTTATTGTGCTTGGTTCTGATATTGCTGAGGAGTTGTTTCCAGACCAGAGTGCCGTCGGCCAGTATGTAAGTGTGTTCCGAAACCAAGCGAAGAGTTATTTGGTGGTTGGAGTCCTCGAGAGCAAGGATGCTACCTTCAATCTCTCCTATGACAATACTGTGTTTATTCCCTACAACACCTATGGACAGCGTTTCACCCGGACCTCCGGAGTGGGTGCGTATGTCCTGAAAGTCCAGGAAGGATATGATACCATTGAGGTCTCTGACAGGGTAACCGAGTACCTTGATGGCATTGTGGGAAGTGATGGTTACAATATCTTCAGTCCAGCTAGTTTGGCCGATATGGCAAATGAGATTACTGGAACCTTCAGCGCGTTCTTGGCTGCTATTGCCGCCATCAGTCTCTTGGTTGGAGGGATTGGGATTATGAACATCATGCTGGTATCGGTTGCTGAACGTACCAAGGAGATTGGCATCCGTAAGGCTTTGGGAGCGAGCCCCAACGTCATTCGTGGGCAGTTTATCTGTGAAGCGCTCACGCTGACCATTATCGGTGGCTTATTGGGTATCGCACTGGGTGCCTTGATCAGCTATGCTGTGACCAATGTAATGGATTGGTCGTTGCATTTATCGTATACCTCGGTCATACTGGCGTTGGGTTTTTCCATGTTTGTCGGTGTCTTCTTTGGGTGGTATCCAGCAATGAAAGCCTCCCGTCTTGACCCGATAGATGCCCTTAATTACGAATAG
- a CDS encoding ABC transporter ATP-binding protein, whose translation MEQHVIHLEDVRRYYVMGDFIVKALDGVSLSIKKGEFTSIMGPSGSGKSTMMNLIGCLDTPTSGLIDIDGENTAGLNETELAYIRNRKVGFVFQQFNLLGKLTALENVVTPLLYAGMGVRERKQKAADALERVGLADRMYHRPNELSGGQKQRVAVARALVNDPTILLADEPTGALDSKTGGQIMELFEELNAEGRTVILVTHDRELGMRCHRQIHLRDGKLEEGYAV comes from the coding sequence ATGGAACAACATGTAATACACCTTGAGGACGTAAGGCGCTACTATGTCATGGGCGATTTCATCGTGAAAGCCCTTGACGGGGTGTCCCTGTCAATCAAGAAGGGAGAGTTTACCTCAATCATGGGACCCTCGGGAAGTGGAAAGTCAACCATGATGAATCTTATCGGTTGCCTCGATACTCCAACCAGTGGCCTGATCGACATTGATGGTGAGAATACTGCTGGCTTGAATGAAACTGAGTTGGCGTATATCAGAAACCGGAAAGTGGGTTTTGTTTTCCAGCAGTTCAACCTGCTGGGAAAGCTGACAGCCCTTGAGAATGTGGTAACCCCACTTCTCTATGCTGGCATGGGAGTACGTGAACGTAAGCAAAAGGCTGCTGATGCTCTAGAGCGGGTAGGTCTTGCAGACCGCATGTACCACCGTCCCAATGAACTCTCAGGTGGTCAGAAACAGCGTGTCGCAGTGGCTCGTGCCTTGGTAAATGACCCTACCATCCTGCTTGCAGATGAACCTACCGGTGCACTGGACAGCAAGACCGGAGGCCAGATCATGGAACTCTTTGAGGAGTTGAATGCTGAAGGCAGGACAGTCATTCTCGTTACCCACGATAGGGAGCTGGGAATGCGATGCCATCGACAGATACATCTGCGCGATGGAAAACTGGAGGAAGGGTATGCTGTTTGA